The window GTGATGCTGAACGAGGACCCGTCGGACATGCGGACCATCCTACGGGCGCGCGGAACCCGCATGACGCGCGCGGCGGTGGTCTGTGGAAAACCGGATCCGGGAGGCCCGTGGCGGGCCCGCCCCGCGCCTCCAGACCGGAGTCCCCAGCCGTCTACCGCGCCGCGAGCGCGCCTTCGTAGAGGTCCCGTTTGGACAGCCCGGTCGCGTCCGCGACCGCCGCTGCGGCCTCCTTCATGCGCATGCCGGCGGCCACCCGCTCGAGCACCAGTCGGACCCCGTCGTCGAGCGTCGCTTCCTCGGTGGCCTCGGCGGCTCCTGCGACGACGATGCAGATCTCGCCCCGGACCCCCTCGGACGCCCACGTGACGAGCTCGTCGAGCGGACCGCGCCTGACCTCTTCGTAGAGCTTCGTGAGCTCGCGGCAGACCGCGGCACGACGATCGCCGCCGAACCCGACGGCCATGTCGGCGAGCGTCTCGGCCAACCGGTGCGGCGACTCGAAGAAGACCATCGTGCGCTGCTCCCCCGCGAGCGCCTGGAACGCACGGCGGCGTTCCCCGCCCTTGCGCGTCGGGAAGCCCTCGAACGTGAAGCGGTCCGTCGGCAGGCCCGAGACGGCGAGCGCCATGAGCACCGCCGACGGGCCGGGCAGCGCCGTGACGGTGACGCCGGCCGCGGCCGCCGCCTCGACGAGCGGGAAGCCGGGGTCGCTGATGGCGGGCATGCCGGCGTCGGTGAGGACCACGACGTCCTCGTCACGGGCGAGCTCGACGACCTCGGACGCCTTCGCCCGTTCGTTGTGCTCGTGCAGGGCGATGAGCCGCGGACGGTTGTCGATGCCGAGGGCACGCATGAGGTGGATGGCGGTCCTGGTGTCCTCCGCCGCGACCACCGTGGCGTTGGAGAGGGTCTCGACGAGACGGCGCGAGGCGTCCCCGAGGTTGCCGATGGGCGTTGCTGCGAGGACGATCACGCACCCATTGTCGTCGCAGCACCGACGCAGCGCGGACATGTGGTCTCTCCGTAGGATGCTCAGCGATGACCAGCGCGCTGACCGACGACCGCACGGCCGTGCCCGACGGGCCGGTCGGCTCGCGCCTCGACGACTGGTGGGGGCGGATGCTCTCCACCGCCCAGCGCGTGGCGGTGTGGCGCTGGGCGGGACCGATCGCGGTGACGCTGCTCGCCGCCGTGCTGCGCCTGGCCAACCTCGGGAACCCGCACTCCCTGGTCTTCGACGAGACCTACTACGTCAAGGACGGCTGGTCGATCGTCCACCTCGGGTACGAGGGCACCTGGCCGGCGAACCCGAGCAGCGACTCGGCCCCGACGACCGACGACCGGTTCTCGAGCGGTGAGACGGACATCTTCACCAGCGCCGCGGAGTTCATCGCGCACCCGCCGCTCGGCAAGTACCTGATCGGGCTCGGCATGCTCCTGTTCGGGGCGGACAACTCGTTCGGCTGGCGGTTCGCGGTGGCCGTGCTCGGCATCGCGACGGTGTTCCTCACCGCCGTGATCGCCCGGTCGCTGTTCCGCTCCACCCTGGTCGGCACGCTCGCCGGCGGCCTGCTCGCGATCGACGGCCAGGCCATCGTGATGTCCCGCGTGACGCTGCTCGACGGGATCCTGACGTTCTTCGTCGTGCTCGGGTTCGGGGCGCTCCTGCTCGACCGGCGCCGGAGTCAGCGGCGGCTCGACGACTGGGTCGCCGAGCGCGTCGCGGCCGGCCGGGACACCCTGTGGGGGCCCGTGCTCTGGTGGCGTCCGTGGCTGGTCGCGATGGGGCTGACGATGGGGCTGGCCACCGCGACGAAGTGGTCGGGGATGTACTTCCTGGCGTTCTTCGCCGTCTACTCCGTGCTGAGCGACATGATGATGCGTCGCCGAGCCGGGGTCGAGTTCTGGTCGTCGAGCGCGCTGCTGCAGCAGGCACCCGTGTCGTTCCTGCTCACCGTGCCGATCGCCGCCGTCACCTACGTCGCGTCGTGGACCGGCTGGTTCGTGTCGAAGGACGGCTGGGACCGCAACTGGCTGGCCTCCGGCGGGGAACGCTGGACCGGGGTACTCCGGTGGGTGCCGGACAGCCTGCAGAACTGGTGGCACTACCAGTCGGAGATCTACAACTTCAACATCGGGCTGCACACGCCGCACTCGTACCAGGCGAACCCGCTGCTCTGGCTCGTCATGCAGCGCCCCACGTCGATGTTCTACGTCGGCACCGACGCCGGCCAGGACGGCTGCTCGGCCAGCCGCTGCGGCGAGGCCATCACCGGGGTCGCGAACCCGTTCATCTGGTACGCGGCGGTCATCGCGACCGTGGCCCTGCTCGTGCTCTGGATCCTGCGCCGACGGTGGCAGTACGGGTTCGTCCTGCTCGGCGTCGCCGCGGGCTACCTGCCGTGGCTGATGTACGTCAACCGGACGGTCTTCCAGTTCTACACGATCGCATTCGAGCCCTTCATGGTGATGGCGCTGGCTGCGGCGATCGGGTTGGTGCTCGGGTCACGGACCGATCCGCGGCCCCGACGGACCCGGGCGATCGTCTGGGTCGGCGTGTACCTGGTCGTGGTCGTGCTCGCGTCGGCGTACTGGTACCCGATGTGGACCGCGATCCAGGTGCCGTGGGACTTCATCCGGTCGCACTACTGGCTGCCGAGCTGGCTGTAGCGCGCGTCGGGTGCCGGCCCGGCGCACTGGTCGCGACCAGGCCGCCGGACGGGAGGCACGGGTCGACTCCGCCACGGGCCTCCTGTCCGGAGTCGGCTGGCACCGGAGCCGCGCGCCGTCCGCGGGGACGCGTCAGGACTGCGCGTGCAGCGCTCGCTCGATCGACTCGCGGTCGAGCGGGTCGCCGACCATCGTCGTGGCGGTCTCGCTCGCGGTCTGCGGCAGGACGCCCTCGATGAGGAGCTCGGCGTACCGGCGCCACGCGTTCGGGTCGCGCTCTCGGGTCGCGTCGGCCACCGCGCCCACCATCGCGGTGAGCATCGGCAGGTCGCGGTAGTCGAACCCGGCACGGACGACCCCGGCGGTCTCGGCCCGGCCGATGATCGCGGAGACCTGGCGTTCCAGCCGGTCACGCTCCTGCACGATCGACGGACGTGCCTTGCCGGCGCGCACGATGGCGTCGGCGAGCGCACGGTCGCGGGCGCGGAACTCGAACACGCCGGTCAGGTAGACCCGGAGGGCCTCGCGCGGGTCGACGACGTCGGCGGCGCGGGCCGCTGCGTCGTTCAGAGCCTCGAACTTGGTGGCGAGCAGCGCCTCGATCAGGGAGTCCTTGTCGGCGAAGCGTCGGTACACGGTGCCGACGCCGACGCCCGCTTCGTGCGCGATGTCGTTCAGGGTGACCGACAGACCACGCTCTGCGAAGCACTTGCGAGCGGTCTGCAGGATCAGCTCGCGGTTGCGTGCCGCATCGGCGCGCAGCGGGCGCTCGAGGTCGGGCGCGGACTCGGTGGTGCTCACGGTGCCGAACCTAGTTGAACTTTCTGGGAATAAGTGGATGCGGAGCTTCCGTTTCGGTCTACACTGTCGACAAACGGATGCCGCGCATCCGTTTGACACCTCCCCTCTTCGAAACGCCCGACGGTGCGCGCTTCGTGCTCCCCCTCCAACCTTCTCGAAGGAGGCTGCCGTGACGGCAGAACACACCGTGCCGACCCCCACCGGGGCAGCACCCACGACCTCTGGCTCCACCCCCGCCAAGAGCAACCACCGCTGGATCGCCCTGGCGGTCATCGCCCTCGCCCAGCTGATGGTCGTGCTCGACGCCACCATCGTGAACATCGCACTGCCCTCGGCCCAGGCCGACCTGGGGTTCGGCACCGACCAGCGCCAGTGGATCGTCACCGCGTACTCGCTGGCGTTCGGTTCGCTCCTGCTGCTCGGCGGCCGCCTCGGCGACCTGTTCGGCCGCAAGAACACCTTCATCATCGGCCTGGTCGGCTTCGCGGTCGCATCGGTCCTCGGTGGCCTCGCCGACTCGTTCGGCCTGCTGGTCGCCGCCCGCGCCCTGCAGGGTGTGTTCGGCGCGCTGCTCGCCCCGTCCGCCCTCGGCATGCTGACCACGACCTTCCGCGACCCGAAGGAGCGCGGTCGTGCGTTCGGCATCTTCGGGTCCATCGCCGGTTCCGGTGCGGCCATCGGCCTGCTCCTCGGTGGCGTGCTGACCGAGTACGCGTCGTGGCGCTGGTGCCTCTACGTCAACGTGGTCTTCGCCGTGCTCGGCGTGATCGGCGCGCTCGTCTTCATGGAGAAGCCGCCGAAGGTCGACCGCCCGCGCATCGACGTCCTCGGGGTCATCACCATCACCGCCGGCCTGGTCGGCGTCGTCTACGGCTTCTCGAACGCCGAGACCAACGGCTGGGACTCCCCCGTCACCATCGCGATGCTCGCCGCGGGCGTGGTGCTGATCGCCGCGTTCGTGTTCATCGAGACCCGTGTGGCGCACCCGCTGCTGCCCCTGCGCGTGGTGCTCGACCGCGACCGCGGTGGGTCGTTCATCGCGATCGGCCTGGTGGCGATCGGCATGTTCGGCATCTTCCTGTTCCTGACCTACTACCTCGAGCAGACCCTCGGGTTCAGCTCGCTGCAGACCGGTCTGGCCTTCCTGCCGATGCCACTGTCGATCATGATCTCGGCGACGCAGATCGGTGGGCGCCTCCTGCCCCGCGTCGGCCCGAAGATCCTGATCTTCGCCGGTGGCCTCGTCGCCGCGACCGGCCTGCTCCTGCTGCTGCGCACCGACCTGGACAGCTCCTACGCGGGCACCGTCCTGCCGGCGCTGGTCGTCATCGGCCTCGGCATGGGCACGATCTTCTCGTCCGCGATGAACACCGCGACGACCGGGGTCGCCCGCGCCGACGCCGGTGTGGCCTCGGCGACGGTCAACACGATGCAGCAGATCGGTGGTTCGATCGGCACGGCGCTGCTGTCGACGATCTTCGCCGACGTGGTGTCGAACAGCCTGTCCGGACTGTCCGCCGCCCCGACGAAGCTGCAGCAGGCGCAGGCCACGCTCGACGGCTACCACGTGGCGTTCGGCATCTCGGCCGGCGTGCTCGTGCTCGTCGCCCTCGCGGGAGGTCTGCTCATCAACCGGCAGTCGGTGCGGGTCGAGCGGCTCGCACGTGCCGGGTCCGCCACGACCGGGAGCATCCCCGCCGCGGCGCACTGACGTCGCAGCGGGGCAGTGCTGACTCGGAACGACGATCGCGATGTCGTACGACAACCGCCTTGTCGTTCCGAGTCGACGCACCAACCACCACGCGCGCCCGTGGTTGCGCAGTGTGTCGGTTTCCCTGTCGCCCGTCAGTGGTCCGCATTATCGTGTGCGGCATGGCCCCCGTCCTGACCTCGCCGCTCGTGTCGACGCAGTGGCTCGCAGACCACCTCGGTGGTGACGAGCTCGTCGTCCTCGACGCCTCGGTGCACACGGTGGGGACCGGCCTCGAGACCACGTGGCGTTCCGCGGTCGACTCCTACGAGCAGCGCGGGCACGTCCCCGGCGCCCGCTTCGCTGACCTCGTCGACGCGTTCTCGACGCCGGGCGCCGCGGTCCCCTTCACCCGCCCGAGCGCCGAACGGTTCGAGGCCGCGGCCGGCGACCTGGGTGTCACGAACACCTCGACGGTCGTGGTCTACGACGACAGCGTCGGCGAGTGGTCGGCACGACTGTGGTGGATCTTCCGGTCGTTCGGGTTCGACTCGGTCGCGGTCCTCGACGGCGGCTTCACGAAGTGGCGCGACGAGGGCCGTCCGGTCCGCGTCGGAGCCCTCCGCCACGCCCCTTCGTCGGCGAAGTCGCCCGACGACGACCGCGCCTTCCTCGCCGGTGAAGAGCGCCCGCTCTGGGCCGACCACGCCCGTGTGCGCCGAGCCGTGACGGGTGAGCAGCCCGCGGCGCTGGTGTTCGCGGCGCCCGACGCGGCCCTCGGCGACGACCACCCGCCGATCATCCCGGGCAGCACCCCGATCACGGCGGACACCCTGGTGGACCCGGAGACGAACGCCTACCTGCGGGGGTCGAAGCTCGCCGAGGCGTTCGCCGCCGTCGTCGGCGAGGACGAGATCGTGACGTACTGCGGGGTGGGCAGCGCCGCGTGCGTCGACGCTCTGGCACTGACCGTGCTCGGCCACGACAAGGTCACCGTGTACGACGGCTCGCTGCTGGACTGGTGGCGACACGAGCCCGAGGCGCTGGCGTCCTGACGACGACACGCGTCCCGGCTAGCGTTGGCGCATGAGCTCCAGACGCGCGGTCATCCTCGGCGGCACCGGCGGGATCGGTTCGGCCGTCGCACGTGAGCTGCTCGACGCCTCCGGCCGAGGCGGCGACGACTGGCAGGTCGACGTCCTGGCCCGTCGTGGGGGCCCGGCGGCCGACGCCCTGAGCGCATCGGGCGCGAGCTTCACCGCCGGTGACCGCCGCGACACGAGCACCCTGCGTGACCTCCTCCGCCCCGGCGCGGACCTGCTCGTCGACACCGTGGGGCTGACCCGTGACGACGCGACGCAGCTCCTGCCGTTCCTCGACGACGTCGGTTCCACCGTCTTCGTCTCCTCGCGCGCGGTCTACGCCGACGAGCAGGGGCGGCACGCGAACTCGACCGACAAGCCGGTCTTCGGCGGCGCGGTGACCGAGATCCAGCCGACCGTCACCGCGGGCGACGGCGACCCGACCAGCCGCGACGGCTACGGCGCCGCGAAGGTGGCGTCGGAGCAGGTCCTGCTCGACCACGGCGCCCCGGTCACGGTCCTGCGACCGTCGAAGGTGTACGGCGTCGGCATCGGCCGTCCGCGCGAGTGGTTCGTGGTGCGACGGGTGCTCGACGGGCGCGAACGGATCCTGCTCGCCGACCACGGACGCGGCGTCGACCACACGACGGCGGCGAGCGGGATCGGCTCACTCGTCCGCCTGGTCGCCGATGCTCCTGACCGGCGCATCCTCAACGTCGCCGACGACACCGCTCCGACGGCGCTCGAGATCGTGCGGACCATCGCCGGGCACCTCGACCACCGGTTCGACGAGGTCCTGCTCGACGCGGAGGCCCCCGCCTTCGTCGGGACCACCCCGTGGTCGTCGCCGTCACCGTTCGTCCTCGACACGACGGCAGCGCGGACGCTCGGGTGGCAGCCGCCGACCTTCGCCACGGCGGTCCTGCCCGAACTCGACTGGTTGGTGGAGACCGCGCAGAGCACACCGGCCGACGGCGACGTGCCGTGGGCCGACGATCCGTTCTGGGAGCGCTTGTTCGACTACGGCCCCGAGGACGCCGCCCTCGCGCTCCTGTCGCTCGGCCTCGGGTGACGGTGCCGAGCGTGCCCCGCTCCGAGGTCCTGTTCGTCGGCGGGCGGTCCGGCGTGGGCAAGTCCACGGCCGCCGAGGCGCTGCACGACCTGCTCGTCGCGGCAGACGTCCGTCACGCGGTGATCGAGGGCGACCTGCTGGACCTCGCGCACCCGGCGCCGCACGTCGAGCACCCCGAGGCGCACCTGGCCGAGCGGAACCTCGCCGCGATGTGGCAGGCCTACCGCGAGCTCGGCCACCACCGGCTGGTCTACACGAACACGGTGTCCGTCCTCGAGCACGAGCGTCTGGCCGCCGCCATGGGCGACGACCCCGTGGTCACGACGGTCCTGCTGCGCGCGGCAGACGGTCCCACCGCCGAGCGCCTCGCTCGGCGGGCAGGTGGCGAGGTCCCTGAGGCGCAGTTCGCGCACAGCACGCGGACGGCCGGGAGGCTCGACGCGGCTTCCGGGGACACGGTCGCCCGGCTGGACACGGACGATCTCACCCCCGCCCAGGTCGCGCAGCGTCTCGCCGCGTTGACGGGGTGGCTCCCCCGCTGACCGCTCGGACGAGGGCTGTGGAGATCGACGATCCGTCCACAGATCGCGGCGATCGTTGGTCCGTCCAGTCGCCACGGGGCACGCTGGAGGCATGAACGACAACCGACTCAGCACCTCGGTCAGCCCGTACCTCCGTCTGCACGCCGACAACCCCGTTGACTGGCGCGAGTGGGGCCGCGAGGCCTTCGCCGAGGCACGTGAGCGCGGCGTGCCGGTCCTGGTGTCGGTCGGCTACGCCACGTGCCACTGGTGCCACGTCATGGCCCGTGAGAGCTTCGCCGACCCGGAGATCGGTTCGCTGCTCCGCCAGGACTTCGTCGCCGTCAAGGTCGACCGCGAAGAGCGTCCCGACGTCGATGCCAGCCTGATGGCTTCGGCGAGCGCGTTCACGCAGCAGCTCGGATGGCCCCTGACGACGTTCCTGACGCCCGAGGGCCACGTGTTCTTCGCCGGCACGTACTTCCCGCCGACCCCCGTGGGTCAGGTGCCCGCGTTCCGGCAGATCCTGGCCGCGGTGCTCGACGCGTGGACCGAGCGGCGGCACGAGGTCGACGCGAACGCGGCGGCCATCGCGACGGCGATCCGGCAGGGAGCCGAGGCGGACGCGACCGTCCGCGCCGGCGACGGTCCTGGCGGAGCCGACCCGCGCCTCCCGTCCGTCGACCGCATCCGGGCCGTCACCGGTCAGCTGTCGCAGGCAGAGGACACCACCTACGGGGGTTTCGGCGGCGCCCCGAAGTTCCCGAGCACGCCGTTGCTGGAGTTCCTCGCCGACGCAGCACGCGACGGCGATGCCGAGGCCGACGGTCTGCTCGATCGGTCGCTGCACGCGATCCGGGCCTCCGAGCTGACCGATGCCGACGGCGGTGTGTTCCGGTACGCCACCAAGCGCGACTGGAGCGTGCCGCACTACGAACGGATGCTCTACGACAACGCTGGCCTGCTCGCGGTCGCCGGGGCCGAACAGGCACGCGGCATCGCTGACTTCCTGCGGGACACCCTGCAGCAGGACGACGGCGCGTTCGTCGCCGCGCAGGACAGCGAGTCCACGATCGACGGCCGGCGGGTGGAGGGCGAGTGGTACCGACGGCCACTGTCGGAGCGCGCCCTCCTGGACCCGCCACCACTCGACGACCAGGTCCTGACCGGGTGGAACGGCCTGGCGATCCGCGGGCTCGCGATCGCCGGTGAACGCCACGACGACCCCGAGATGATCGACCTCGCCCGGTCGGCAGCCGATGCGCTGCTGCGGTCGCACGTGCACGACGGGCACGTCGCGGTCCGCTCGAGCACGCCGCGCGGACCGTCGGCGGCCCCGGCGACGATCGAGGACGTCGGGCTGCTGGCCGAGGGGCTGCTCGAGCTCGCCCTGGTGACGGGCGAGGCCGCCTACGCCGTGACCGCCCGTTCCCTGGTCGACGACGGCTTGGCCGGCCGGTTCGACGTCGATCCGGTGCTCGCCGGGGCGGGCACGGCGACCGGGGAACAACCACAGACCGCGATGCGCTCCGGGACGGTGGCCCTGGCCGCAGCGGCGGCCGAGCTCGCGGCGTTGACCGGCGACTCCGCGTACCGAACTGCCGCCGAGCGGTTGGTGGCGGACCGGGCGACGACGGGGACCGAGCGGCCGCTCGGGCACGCGGACGCCCTCGGTCTCGCACTCGGGCTGCAACGGCCCTCGCGCGAGATCGTGGTCGTGACGTCGGACCCGCACGACCCGCTGCGGGACGCCGTCCGCGCCGCGCGCCGACCCGGCACGATCATCGCTCGCGTGACCCCGACGCAGGCCACGGAGTGGGCAGCCGCGGGGTTCGAGCTGTTCGAGGCGCGGGATGCGCTCGAACCGGCCGCGTACGTCTGTCACGACCGCGTGTGCGCCCTGCCCGCTCGGTCCGTCGCCGACCTCGCCGCCGGGCTCGCAGCACCGGCGGCGTGACGGTATCCTGGAATGCTCATGTCTCCCACGCCGCCAGTCATCACCTACCCGCCCGAACTGCCGGTCTCGCAGCGGCGGGACGACATCGCGGCCGCCATCCGTGACAACCAGGTCGTCATCGTCGCGGGTGCCACCGGCTCGGGCAAGACCACACAGCTGCCGAAGATCTGCCTCGAGCTGGGACGCGAGCACATCGGGCACACCCAGCCCCGCCGGATCGCTGCCCGCACGATCGCGGAACGCGTGTCCGAAGAACTCGGCAGCGACCTCGGCGACCTGGTCGGCTACCAGGTGCGCTTCACCGACAAGGTGTCGTCGAACACCCGCATCAAGCTGATGACCGACGGCATCCTGCTGAACGAGATCCACTTCGACCGCGACCTGAAGCGGTACGACACGATCATCATCGACGAGGCGCACGAGCGCTCGCTCACGATCGACTTCCTGCTCGGGTACCTCAAGCGGCTCCTGGTCCGGCGCCCCGACCTCAAGCTCATCATCACGAGCGCGACGATCGACCCCGAGTCCTTCTCGAAGCACTTCGGCGACGCTCCGATCATCGAGGTCTCCGGCCGGACCTACCCCGTCGAGATCCGGTACCGACCGCTCGTGTCCGAGGACTCCGAAGACACCGACGAGGACGACGAGACCGACTCGCGCACGGCCGACCGTGGCGGGTCGAACGGCGCCGACGACCGCGACACCCTGCAGGGGATCACCGACGCCCTCGACGAACTCGCGCGCGAAGAACCCGGCGACGTGCTCGTGTTCCTGTCCGGCGAGAACGAGATCCGTGACGCGCAGGACGCCATCGAGGGCAAGCGGTACCAGGGCACCGAGGTCCTGCCCCTGTACGGCCGGCTCTCCGCCGCCGATCAACACCGTGTCTTCGATCGGCGCACCACCCCGGGGGTGCGCCGGCGCGTGGTGCTCGCCACGAACGTCGCCGAGACCTCGCTGACGGTGCCGGGCATCAAGTACGTCATCGACACCGGGACCGCCCGCATCTCGCGGTACTCCCCGCGTGCCAAGGTGCAGCGGCTGCCGATCGAAGCGATCTCGCAGGCCAGCGCGAACCAGCGTTCGGGTCGAGCGGGCCGCACCAGTGCCGGCATCGCGATCCGGCTCTACTCGGAGGACGACTTCGAGCGTCGGGACGAGTTCACCGATCCCGAGATCCTGCGGACGAACCTCGCGGCGGTGATCCTGCAGATGATCTCGCTCGGGTTCGGCGACATCGAGTCGTTCCCCTTCCTGCAGCCGCCGGACTCCCGGGGCGTGAAGGACGGCCTCGACCTGCTGCGTGAGCTCCGCGCCGTCGACAAGGACGGCCGGATCACGAAGTCCGGACGACAGCTCACCCGACTGCCGATCGACCCCCGGCTCGGCCGCATGGTGCTCGAGGCCGGTCGCCAGGGCGTCGGGCGCGAGGTCGTCGCCGTCGTCAGCGCCCTGAGCATCCAGGACCCCCGTGAACGCCCGCTCGAGAAGCGCGCCCACGCCGACCAGATGCACGCCCGCTTCGCCGACCCGACGAGCGACTTCCTGACCCTGCTCGCCCTGTGGAACTACATCGAGGACAAGCAGGAGGAGCTGTCGTCGAGCGCCTTCCGCCGGCTCTGCAAGGCCGAGTTCCTCAACTACCTGCGCATCCGCGAGTGGCAGGACCTGTACCGCCAGCTCTCCCGCGCCGCGAAGCAGGTCGACGTCCGGGTCGGGCAGTCCCGCTCCGACGACGGCGATGCCGTGCACCGGTCCCTGCTCGCCGGTCTGCTCAGCCAGATCGGGCTGCGCGACCGCGAGAAGCGTGACTACCTCGGCTCGCGGAACACCCGGTTCGTCGTGTTCCCGGGCAGTGTGCTCGCGAAGAAGCAGCCCGACGCGGTGATGGCGGCCGAACTCGTCGAGACCAGCCGGCTGTTCGCACGGACCGTCGGCCGGATCGATCCCGCGTGGGTCGAGCCCCTCGCCGGTGACCTGCTGAAGCGCACCTACGGCGAACCACACTGGGAGAAGAAGCAGGGCGCCGTCGTCGCGTACGAGCGGGTGACCCTGTTCGGCGTCCCGATCGTGCAGCGCCGCCGGGTGCAGTACGCCCGGATCGACCCGGAGCACTCGCGTGAGCTCTTCATCCGCCACGCCCTGGTCGAGGCCGAGTGGGAGTCGCAGCAGGCGTTCGACCGCGCCAACCGGAAGCTCCGCAAGGAACTCGAGCAGCTCGAGGAGCGCACGCGCCGGCGCGACATCCTGCTCGATGACGAGAACGTCTACGAGTTCTACGACGCGCGCATCCCCGCGGACATCGCGACGACCCGTGACTTCGAGGGGTGGTGGCGGACGACGCGCCGCGACCAACCGGACCTGCTCACGATGCGCCGGGCGGACCTGCTGGACGAATCCGCTGCCGAGGCGGCGGAGGACGACGCCGAGTACCCGACCCAGTGGCGCAGCGGCGACCAGCGACTCGCGATCCAGTACCGCTTCGAGCCGGGCGCGCAGGACGACGGCGTGAGCGTGCAGGTGCCGCTCGCGCTGCTCCCCCGTATGCGCGAGGAGGGCTTCGACTGGCAGGTCCGCGGCCTGCGCAAGGAGCTCGTGACCGCCCTCATCAAGTCGCTGCCGAAGCAGATCCGCAAGAACGTCGTACCTGCTGCCGACTGGGCCGAGAAGATCGTCGCCGAACTGCCGGACGACGCCCCGACCGAGCCCACCGAGTCGTTCCGCGCGACCCTGGCCAAGGCGATCCAGCGCATGACGTACGTGCCGGTGTCGGAGTCCGACTTCGACCTGTCCCGGGTGCCGTCGCACCTGCTGCCGACGTGGGCAGTCGTAGATGAACGCGGTCGGCGTGTCGAGGCCGGCA of the Curtobacterium sp. TC1 genome contains:
- the rsmI gene encoding 16S rRNA (cytidine(1402)-2'-O)-methyltransferase, with product MIVLAATPIGNLGDASRRLVETLSNATVVAAEDTRTAIHLMRALGIDNRPRLIALHEHNERAKASEVVELARDEDVVVLTDAGMPAISDPGFPLVEAAAAAGVTVTALPGPSAVLMALAVSGLPTDRFTFEGFPTRKGGERRRAFQALAGEQRTMVFFESPHRLAETLADMAVGFGGDRRAAVCRELTKLYEEVRRGPLDELVTWASEGVRGEICIVVAGAAEATEEATLDDGVRLVLERVAAGMRMKEAAAAVADATGLSKRDLYEGALAAR
- a CDS encoding dolichyl-phosphate-mannose--protein mannosyltransferase; amino-acid sequence: MTSALTDDRTAVPDGPVGSRLDDWWGRMLSTAQRVAVWRWAGPIAVTLLAAVLRLANLGNPHSLVFDETYYVKDGWSIVHLGYEGTWPANPSSDSAPTTDDRFSSGETDIFTSAAEFIAHPPLGKYLIGLGMLLFGADNSFGWRFAVAVLGIATVFLTAVIARSLFRSTLVGTLAGGLLAIDGQAIVMSRVTLLDGILTFFVVLGFGALLLDRRRSQRRLDDWVAERVAAGRDTLWGPVLWWRPWLVAMGLTMGLATATKWSGMYFLAFFAVYSVLSDMMMRRRAGVEFWSSSALLQQAPVSFLLTVPIAAVTYVASWTGWFVSKDGWDRNWLASGGERWTGVLRWVPDSLQNWWHYQSEIYNFNIGLHTPHSYQANPLLWLVMQRPTSMFYVGTDAGQDGCSASRCGEAITGVANPFIWYAAVIATVALLVLWILRRRWQYGFVLLGVAAGYLPWLMYVNRTVFQFYTIAFEPFMVMALAAAIGLVLGSRTDPRPRRTRAIVWVGVYLVVVVLASAYWYPMWTAIQVPWDFIRSHYWLPSWL
- a CDS encoding TetR/AcrR family transcriptional regulator codes for the protein MSTTESAPDLERPLRADAARNRELILQTARKCFAERGLSVTLNDIAHEAGVGVGTVYRRFADKDSLIEALLATKFEALNDAAARAADVVDPREALRVYLTGVFEFRARDRALADAIVRAGKARPSIVQERDRLERQVSAIIGRAETAGVVRAGFDYRDLPMLTAMVGAVADATRERDPNAWRRYAELLIEGVLPQTASETATTMVGDPLDRESIERALHAQS
- a CDS encoding MFS transporter gives rise to the protein MTAEHTVPTPTGAAPTTSGSTPAKSNHRWIALAVIALAQLMVVLDATIVNIALPSAQADLGFGTDQRQWIVTAYSLAFGSLLLLGGRLGDLFGRKNTFIIGLVGFAVASVLGGLADSFGLLVAARALQGVFGALLAPSALGMLTTTFRDPKERGRAFGIFGSIAGSGAAIGLLLGGVLTEYASWRWCLYVNVVFAVLGVIGALVFMEKPPKVDRPRIDVLGVITITAGLVGVVYGFSNAETNGWDSPVTIAMLAAGVVLIAAFVFIETRVAHPLLPLRVVLDRDRGGSFIAIGLVAIGMFGIFLFLTYYLEQTLGFSSLQTGLAFLPMPLSIMISATQIGGRLLPRVGPKILIFAGGLVAATGLLLLLRTDLDSSYAGTVLPALVVIGLGMGTIFSSAMNTATTGVARADAGVASATVNTMQQIGGSIGTALLSTIFADVVSNSLSGLSAAPTKLQQAQATLDGYHVAFGISAGVLVLVALAGGLLINRQSVRVERLARAGSATTGSIPAAAH
- a CDS encoding sulfurtransferase, which encodes MAPVLTSPLVSTQWLADHLGGDELVVLDASVHTVGTGLETTWRSAVDSYEQRGHVPGARFADLVDAFSTPGAAVPFTRPSAERFEAAAGDLGVTNTSTVVVYDDSVGEWSARLWWIFRSFGFDSVAVLDGGFTKWRDEGRPVRVGALRHAPSSAKSPDDDRAFLAGEERPLWADHARVRRAVTGEQPAALVFAAPDAALGDDHPPIIPGSTPITADTLVDPETNAYLRGSKLAEAFAAVVGEDEIVTYCGVGSAACVDALALTVLGHDKVTVYDGSLLDWWRHEPEALAS
- a CDS encoding NAD-dependent epimerase/dehydratase family protein; translation: MSSRRAVILGGTGGIGSAVARELLDASGRGGDDWQVDVLARRGGPAADALSASGASFTAGDRRDTSTLRDLLRPGADLLVDTVGLTRDDATQLLPFLDDVGSTVFVSSRAVYADEQGRHANSTDKPVFGGAVTEIQPTVTAGDGDPTSRDGYGAAKVASEQVLLDHGAPVTVLRPSKVYGVGIGRPREWFVVRRVLDGRERILLADHGRGVDHTTAASGIGSLVRLVADAPDRRILNVADDTAPTALEIVRTIAGHLDHRFDEVLLDAEAPAFVGTTPWSSPSPFVLDTTAARTLGWQPPTFATAVLPELDWLVETAQSTPADGDVPWADDPFWERLFDYGPEDAALALLSLGLG
- a CDS encoding ATPase, giving the protein MPRSEVLFVGGRSGVGKSTAAEALHDLLVAADVRHAVIEGDLLDLAHPAPHVEHPEAHLAERNLAAMWQAYRELGHHRLVYTNTVSVLEHERLAAAMGDDPVVTTVLLRAADGPTAERLARRAGGEVPEAQFAHSTRTAGRLDAASGDTVARLDTDDLTPAQVAQRLAALTGWLPR